The following is a genomic window from Adhaeribacter radiodurans.
CTTTAGAAAAGTTGTCGGTTCCGGAGCCACCAAAGCGTTTGTTCCACTGCGAAGAAGCTACTACGGTATTAGCAATTGTAATGGTATAATCTTCTACTTCGCCGTTCGCAAAATCCGAACAAGCATCGGTGTTTGTTACCAAGGTGTTGTATTTGCTCATCACCCGCAGCCTGCGTTGCCCGGTAGAAACATTGGTCGGAATGGTAATAGTAGTATTGTAGGGTTCCGTGCTTGCAGTAGGAGAGGCGTAAATTAATTCACCGGCATCTTCAAAATCCTGGTCGTTGTTATAATCAATCCACACTCCGAAGCCTTGCGGGAAAGAACCGGCTTGTACTTTAAGCGAGTATCTTTTTCCTTTAGCTACAGTAGTTGTAAGCGAGCCCGTAGCAGGAAAATTAGTGTAACCACCAATGGTGCCGTCGCAGCCTGAATCATCATGAACCAAAGTATTAAAACTAAAATTATTAATGTAATCTCCCTGCTGACAGTTAAGGGTAGGCACGCAATACCCAATGGCCACGGTATAATCTTCGGTTTCGCCTACGTTAAATGTAGAGCAGGATTCGTTGGCAGCCAACACAGAAAAATACTTTGTCCGGACCCGCAGGCGTCGCAAACCAGTAGTGGCATTGGATGGAATAGTTACGGTGCCGGTAAATACACCTTTGCCGGGAGTAGGAGATTTATAAATAAACTCTCCAGCATCGTTAAAGTCGCCGTCATTATTACAATCCAGCCAAACTCCAAAACCTTGCGAGAGGTTTGGCCCACCTTGCATGCTGATAGTATAACTCTGCCCTTTTAAGAGACAGGTGGTATTGGTGCCTACCGGGTCATAGTTAATGTAGTTGCCGGCTTGTCCGTTGCAACCAGAATTATTGTTAGCCAGCGTATTTAAGCTAAAATTATTAATAAAATCTCCGGAAGTACAAGGAGTTTCGTAGAGTGGAATGCAATAAGCCGATATTAACCATTGATTGGGGCTGGTACCAGTTCCGGCGGCATTACTTACCTGGATGTAGCCCGTGCCGGCCCCGGCCGGAGATGTAGCGATAATAGTGGATTCGTTTACTATCGTAAACTGGGCACTAACCCCGCTGAAAGTAACCGAACCCGCACCCAGAAAATTCTTGCCTTTAATTTTAACGCTGGTACCTACGGGTCCGCCTACCGGTTCAAAACTGTAAACCAAAGGTAACCCTTGAATAAACTGCAAAGCTCTAAAAGCATTCACCCGACCATAACCCATTTCGTTGTTCCAGGTGCCATAAGGGTGTCCGGCGAGCGTTAGGTATTCATAACCGCCTACTTTCTCCGCTGATTTTTGGAGAGCAATCATATAATTAGAGGCACCGTAATCCGGACGAAGGGAGGCCATTAAACCCACTACTCCTGCTGCAACGGGGCAGGCTGCCGATGTACCATCAAAAAATGTATAATCGTCGTTAACGTATCCGGCTATGCCGCTCCGGTCGGTAGTAATGGTATTCACACCGGGGGCTACTATATCAACGTATCCTCCGTAATTAGAAAAACTGGCTCTCTTATCACTAACATTAGATGCTCCCACGCCTACCACAAAATCATAATTGGCCGGATATAAGATAGGGGTATTTTTATTGTCATTGCCGGTGGAACCCAGGATAACCGCGCCCAAGCCACTCCTGCTGTTGTAGCGCATGGCAGAAAAACTAACTTCTACGGTAGCAGCAAAATCGTTGGAGCCGAACGTATAACTATTACTTACCGCCACTAACCCGGGCGTATTAATTATGCGGGAGGCAGCCCGGGCAATAATGTCGGCAGTGGTATGCCACCGGCCGTTTGTTTCTACGTTGTAGCCCATCATAACCGGCATTACCTTAATGTTATTTCCCACGCTTGACCCACCAATACGATTATTAGTGGCACCGGCTATTAAACCGGCACAAGGAGTTCCGTGGTTGGCGTACTCGTTCTGGGGCAGAGGTGAATTACCATTATTCGTTGCATCGTAGGGATTTACTATTTGGCCAGCTAAATCCGGGTGGCTCAGGTCATAGCCGTGCCCGTCAATAACGGCTACCACTACCGAAGAAGAACCCGCTGTGATATCCCAGGCTTCCGGGGCATCAATATCGGCGTCCGAGTCCTGGCTCAGGAACCACTGCGAGGGATAGAAGATATCATTAGGCAAATAGTCGGAATGGCCGGTAAAAGTAAAATCAGGTTCGGCGTATTCTACTAAGCTTTTTTCAAATAAGCCATTTGCTACTGTAAAAACGTTACCGCCTTTATAAATAGCTACAACGTACAATTTGCGGTCTCCCAGGTCAATTTCTTCGATTAAAGTAGCTTTATTACTTTTCAAGAAAGCTTTTACTAGTTCCTGGTTGCCGTCCTTTTTCAGGGTATAGGTAAGTTTATTACCCACGTACACGGTTTCTTTTCCAATTTTGAATGCCGGATAAGCAGTAATAACATCCTGATTGGAGTTGAATTGTTGCGTAACGTTAGATAAGTTACCGGTTAAGCCAGCTTTTGAAGAATTAACCTTGTACCTTACCGCATTCATCGGCGCAAATACGTCTTGCTGGTTTACTTTTGTTATTTGATTTTGCAACGGAATGCCGAGGGTTTTCCCTTTAGCCAAGTTCACCTTAGATGCAAACGTGACAAATACTTCGTCGGCTTTTGGCGTTAAGAGTACTTTTTTCCCGTTCCGGTAATATGCGTACTCTGCCGGTAATTCTGTTTTTGTTTGTGCCAGCGTAGTTAAATTAAATAGTACTAAACACCAGTAAAAAGTAAAAATTTTGATTTTCATGGTTTTGTAGATAATAATTAATTGTTAAAATGATTCTTGTTTTAAGGGGGAGATTCGGGTCGGCTGAAAATGTTATTTAGCATCTCCGGATTTTATTATAGGAAAATTGAATATTAACAAGGCTTAGCAATGGTTAATTTAATGCCATTGTTAAATTTTATTCTACTAAAAGTATTAATGGAAGGAAGGTGAATTTTCGAAGACGCTAACCTTATATTAATAATTTTAATACAAGATTAGCGTTATTTACAACTTAACTTATTTCTTAACTGATTACTAAATGATGTACAGGTAAAATGAAGTTGTTAGAAAAGTAATATTTAGTAAATAAATGAACACTGGATTTACAATGCATTAATTATTGTGTTTGCCAGCAGGCACCAAATGTCAAGATTTGATTGTTTAGGTTGAAAGTAATTTCAATTATTTTTGGCCGCTTATAACAACCGCACCATAATCCAGAGCTGTTTTTTTATCCGGGCATTTCTGATCTACTAAATGAAATACGTCACTTTTTATTTTAGCAATGGTTGCTTCGTCGGCTTTACTCAGGGCGGCTACTGCGGGGGCAACTACATCGTTGGTAAAGTTCCAGTACGTATCGTTGTTGCCACACTCTAGTTTACCTCCAATTTCAGTTTCCGAGATATTTTTAAAACCAGCCTGAGAAAATAGATCAGCAATAAACCCTGGGTTCCCACACCGGAACAAACCCGGAGCACCGGGTGGCGGACCTGGTAATTGCATGGTTTTATTGATGGTACTCATGGCAGCAGTTCCCCAGAAATTTTTGTCAGGTGTTCCCCAAACGGCGGTGGCCACTCTACCGCTAGGTTTTAATACCCGGGCAATTTCTTTGGCAGCCAACAGCATATCCGGAAAGTACATAAATCCTAAACGGCAGCTTACCGCATCAAACGACTCGTCTGCGAAGGGTAATTCGCTTACATCACAAACTACGGTTTTTATATTGGTAATACCTTTTTTAGCGGCATTCTCGCGGGCAACTTCCAGCATTCCTTCGGCTAAATCAGTAATAATTACTTTCCCTTGCGTTACCAGGTTAGCAATGCTAAGTCCCGGCTCGCCGGTGCCACCAGCTATATCCAAAACCTTATCCGTGGGTTTGAGTTGTAAAGATTGAATTATTTCCTCTCCCATAGGTTTTAGCCAATCCATAGTAAAGTCGTCCCATTTGCGCCAGCCTGGTGAAAATTTGTTCCAGGTTTGTTTTTGTTGTTCTCTGATTTGTTCTAATGCTAATTCCATTGTTAAATGATTAATTAATTGTTTAAGGTTTGATAGTTGAGATTTATCAGGGGACCAAAGTTTTATCCTGATTTGCAGATTAGTAGCCATCTGAAAAAAAGGTTAACAGGTAAAAAGAAATTTTTTTTATAATTTCTGAAAAACTTAAAATCTGGTACTCGCAACAATAATTAAATAAGCGTTTACATAAATAAAATGCTAAAGAACAAGTATTTATAATTGATATTATAATTATCTTTAACTATCTATTCAATAAAGCTCTTGCTTAAGAGTTTAATACCAGCTTGGCTTAGGGGTATGGCATTAGAGCAAAATGTACAAGTTAAACAAAGGCCTCTTTTAGAATTACAAGTTTTTAGCCAGTTTGAAAAAGGTTAATAAGAGGGAGAAAATAATTTTGAATTTATGCACAGCAGAAGTTCGGATGATTTTTGCCGAATTTATTCCAGATAACCTACTTGCGGCTAATAAAATTTCTAAGTACCGGTGTTAACCTTTCGCCGAACCAGACACTAATATCCAAAGACAATTTTATTCAATTATTCTAACCAGGTACTACAGAATTTGAAGATCAGCTACCAATCGGATGAAGTATTGATTCAGGGACTTCAAAATGGAAGTCCTAAGGCGCTGGAGTTTATCTACAGCACGTACTGGCCCATGATTGCCAATTTTGTCCGGCTAAATCACGGTAATTCGCAGGAAGCCGAGGATTTGTACCAGGAAGGAATTATTACTCTTTACGAACAGGTAAGAAAAGGAAATTTTCACATGAATTCTGCGGTCAAAACGTATTTATACTCCATTTGCCGGAATAAATGGTTGAGTAAGCTGAAAAAACAAGTACCCATTACCGATTTAGAAGAACATATCCAGCAAATTCCGGCGGAAGAACCCATTGCCGAAACTCCTTACCTGGACGACGCAGCCTTGAAATTGGCGATAGAAGGTTTAGGAGAACCGTGCCGGACCGTTATTGTCGGATATTATTACCATAAATTAAGTTTAGAGCAGATAGCTGAAACATTAAATTATTCGAATGCCAATGTCGCTAAACAACAAAAGTTTCGTTGTGTGGAGCGATTAAAAAAGAAATTTCTTCCAGAACTTAAATAATTAAATAAAATGATGCCGGTAAATGAGGGCCATTTTCATACCGAATGGATAGAGCGGTATTTGGCGGGTGAACTACAAGGGGAGGAGTTAGAAAATTTTATTCATCGTTTACACAGCGATAATGCTTTTCGGCAGGAAGTAGCCGTGCAGCGCTCCATTGTAGACCAGGCGCAACTGGTAGGCCGCCAAGATTTGCAGCAGCAATTAAAAAGTTTGCACCGCCAATTAGGGTTTGCGGAAGTAAAAAGTAAATCTGTTTCCTATACTAATTATGGGGTAGCGGCTTCCATTCTTATATTGTTAACGGCAGCGTTTGTATTTTACTTTATTTACCAGCCTAACTCAAGAACGCCCGTCCTTTCTCAGGTGAAAGAGGAGAAATTGTTGAAAAAACCCCTTATAATCCGTTATCAGGTAAAAGAACAAGACCCAACTTTGGGATTTTCAGGTGCAACTTCGGATTCCACTACTACTATTTTGTTGTATCAATCTTCCATTTCCGCTTACCAGTTCGATGATACGTTGCGTTTGTACGGAAATTTTACGGCTAGTCAGCTTACCCTGCAATATAACCAGGCCAAAGAACAATATACTTTACTCGTTGATTCGATTGGGTATCCCTTACAACGTTATCGCCCTAAACAATCCTTAAAGCGTTAATTATTAGTTGTTAGTTGTTGGATAGTGAAAAGAGAAAAATATAAGAGCAATTAACCTTTCATTGGTTGTGCTAAGAAAACCTGACCTTATTTTAGCTATTAAGAGTCTTGTAAATTTCAGGCACTTTAACATTCTTAAGGCAAGCCGAAAGATAGGATAGCAAGTGCGAAAAAGGCAGGCAAGACTCCCAAACCTCCGAACGAATTCAGATAATCCATTCTGTTACTTTATATGGGTTTAGGCTCCAAATAAAAGCTGTCGACTCAAAACCAATTATATCGTGAGCGTCCTCGCTCCTGATGAATATCGTCCTGCCTCTGGCCGCTAGCAATTCCTACATTGCTCCGTACTGAAGTTTTTAGGTTTGCCCGGCCAGAGGCCTACCAAATGGCTAAACACGAGCGAAGACGCTCGCGCCAGTAGAATTAGCAAGATCGGCAGGATTCATATTATAGAGAATTCAACCATATTTCCCATTTTCAGGTTAGTTCCAGGAGTAAAAGGCGAATTTTATTTGCCTACTAACACGAAAGGAGCCCAATAAAAAGGATGGTTGTATTTTTGGTTACGAGCCATTTTTCGTTTAGCTGTTTGTAAGGCTTGGGCTTTGTCTTGTCCGGTAAGGAAGGCGGCATAAAAGTTTTCCATCAAATCGGCCGTAGAGGTATCGGGTACTTTCCAGAAAGAAACTACTACGTTGCGAGCGCCGGCATACAATAAGGCGCGGGTCAGGCCAATTACACCTTCGCCATTCGCCAGTTTTCCCAAACCGGTTTCACAAGCCGACAAGGTGACTAACTCTGCTTTTAAGCGTAAATTGTAGATTTCACCCAGGTATAAAATTCCGTCTTCTGCAGAAGTGCTATCCTGCGCCAGGAGTAAACCCGACAATTCCGGATAGTCTTCGTTTACCATGCCGTGGGTGGCTAAATGTAAGTAATTGTAGTGCGTGATATCGCTTGATTTAAGTTGTTCTTCCTGGGCTTGGTTATTCAAGTAAATGGTAGCCGAATTTCCCCGCTGCTCAAACTGTTGCGCAATGGATTCTACTTCCCGCTTTGAAGCCGGCAAAGGCGATACGTACTGACCGTTCCGTAACCAACCTCTGGAAATTTCTGGAGGAGCAAAGCCGGATGAGTTAAGGTTATTATTAGTTGTATTTTTATCATTACTGGTATCCTGGTACGCTAATAGGGGCCGTTCCCTGGTTACCATCGCACTTGTACCGGAATCCGCAAAAATAGGAGCTAAGGCCAGCAGGTGTTTTTGGGTGTTTTCGGGAGATTGAGTAAGTCTTTCGTAGTGCAATCGGGCAGAGTAGGCATAGCTTATCGCATATTTATTTAGTAAGTACGGAGCGAATTTACTTTTTATTCTTTTGTTGCGGGTAAGTAGGGCTTCAAAAGGCAAAGTGGTAAGTTCCCCTTCCGGAATAATGAGTAACCGCTGAATGGATTTTGGCAAAGAAGCAGGCAGCAAAATTTTAAATAATGAATAAGCAACTTGCTGGTATAAATCTTCTTCTTGGTTTAGAATAGCCTGGCGAAAAGCTACTATTTTCCGGTGAAAGGTGCTGTCAATGGGCAGGGATTGCAACTCAAAATTTTGGCGGGTTAAGGTAAATACATGTAAAAACGAATCGCATACCACATACTCCAACACCGCGGTTTTCTCGTCCATTAATTTTTGCATGTCGGCTGAGGCAACTGTGTTGGGCCGGTACTTGAGATTATAATACTGCGGATATTCTTTCTCCAGTTTACTGATTAAGTTTTCTTGTTGGCGATGGGCGGTAAATAAAAGGGTTTGATAGTGTTGTAGTTTGGCGCTGTCGGCAGCTTCGGCTTGCAGGAGTTGTTGGGCTATTTGTTGGGAGTAATTGGCAATTTGGCTTCGGAGTAGTTGGTCTTGCAAGAGCAGCGAATCTGCAATACCGGCAAATGTTTTCGCTTTCGACTCGGCTAAAGTAGCCGATAAAACCAAGGCTTTTCCTCTTTCGGCAAAATAAAAAGCTTTCTCCAGGTAAATCTTATCTTTGGTTAATTGGTAAAGTTCCAGGCTTAAAGGTAAAGCCGATTGGTATATTTCCCTGGTTCTTTTAGTAAAGGCTACTTTGTCATTTTCTCTTGAATAGTTATGCTGAATCTGGGTCATTAAGGTATCAGCGGTGCAGTAGATGCGGTAAGCCAATTGTAAATCCGGAATAGCATGCGATTGGGTAAATTGCTCTTCCAGGATTTCTGCTTTTGATTGAAGCGAAGTAAGTAAATAACTTCCATCGAGATAAATATTGGCGTTGCGGCCTAGAATAGGATTAGAAGTAAGCACAGTATCCTGAAAGGAAATAATATTGGCTACCAATGCGCGCTGGTAATACCGCAGAGCAGCCGGATAATTCTTTTTTGCCAGATAAACGGAACCTAGCGCATTATAAGCCACCGCCATTGTCGGATTTTTTTGCCCCAAAGTTTGACGCACAATCCGGACATTGGTTTGGTAATAGTCCAAGGCTTTATCGTATTCACCTTTCGCACAGTACACATTTCCAATGCCCATGTACGAATCAGCCACATCGTCGTGCTGTTCTCCTAAGGCCAAGCGCCGGATGTGCCAGGCTTTTTGAAGATTTTGCAGGGCCAGCTCAAACTTTTTTTGTTTAGTATAGGCCGTACCTAAATTATGGTAAACACTCGCTAAATCCGGATGATTTTCGTCGAAGGATTTGAGAAGAATTTGCAGGTTTTTCTGATAATAATCAGTTGCTTTCTCATATTCACCTTTTTCTTCGTAAATGGTTCCGATGTTATTATAAGCGGCGGCTACATTTGGATGCGCCTCGCCTAAAGCTTGTTGCCAAAGGTACAAGGCCTTAAAATTGTATTCCAAAGCCTTATCTAACTCGCCCTTAGAAGAGTAAATATTGCCTAAGCTATTGTAAGTACTGGCTAAATCAGGGTGAAATTCTCCGAGCGCTTCTTGTTTAAATTGCAACGCTTTTTGAGTGTAAGTAAGCGCCTGTTCATAGTCGCCTTTGTCAAAATAAACATTGCCTATATTGCCGTAGGAAGCCCCTATCCCTAAGCGGTTATTATTGGCTGTTTTTAAGCAAACCTGTAAATCCTTATTAAAATATTCTAAGGCCTGAGTAAAATCACCTTTGCGGTAATAGATAATTCCAATATTGTTATAAGATGAAGAAATACTAGGGTGCGAATCGCCCAGTAAAGTAAGTTTGAGTTGTAAGCCTTGCTGATAATATTGCAAGGCCTTATCGTAATTGCCCTGGTAATACTGCACAATTCCCATAACATGAAGGGCATCGGCAGATGTAAAATTTACTTTTTTTAACTTGGTCTGGCTTTCCTGTAAAGCTATTAAGGCATTTTGCAAGGCAGCCTTGTATTTACCTTTCATTAACAAAGTGCGGGTAATTTCATTGGAGCAGCTGACTTTCAGGCGCCATAGTTTATTTTTCTGGTAAATAATTGCTGCCTTCTGAAGAAACAAGTATGCACTGTCGGGGTTGCCTTTTTGTTTTAAGGTAAGCGCCTGTTGGTACCACTTCCGGGCCTGAGTAGTATCCGATAACCAGGTCAGTTTCTGAGCCTCTACCCAAGTGTTACCCAGAGTAAAGAAGAATAAGGCAAGAAGGGGAGCGGTTTTCATTAGCCTGGTAAACTTAAAAGTGGTGCTTGCCCGTTAATTCATTTTAAACTAGTGTATGTCAGGTAATTATTAATTAAATTCGAATTTAAGTTAATTTACTAAATCTGATTCTATCTTGAAATTTTTATTTAATTTTTTACTAAAAGGCTGTTAACCTCCGGAGAATTTAGATACTAATAGGAAATTGAAGAGACCATTTTTAATAAAGCGATAAACCATTTAAAGTATACCGAACATGGCAAATCCGTATAGTCATTTTTTCGCCAAAGTGGTTTGGGGAGCGCTTTGTTTGCTTTTGTTGAGTGTAGCCGGAAAATTAAACGCGCAGAATTTACCGGAAACTTCACCTAAGTATAAGATAACCCGCCAGGTAATGGATCGCTTAACTTACGTGTACGCCAATAGTCGGCCGCAACCTCAATTAACAATTATAGCCCGAAAACTAAGCTTGCCCAAAGTAATTGCGCAGTACCAACCCGGTAACCGGCCCATCATTCAATTAAGCGAAGAAGTATATGATTTGTGCCGCAGCCTGGGTAAAGATTCTCTTAACGCATTAGCGGTTTTGCTAAGCCATGAACTAGCGCATCATTACGAAAAACACGATTGGTATTATACTTTTGGCATTGGCCAGACTTCGGTACAAACGCCTAAGAAAGATATTGAACGCTTTGAATCGGAGGCTGATTTTTACGGCTGTTTTTACGGGGAATTAGCTGGTTTTTCTACCGGCCGGGTATTTCCGCAGTTAATAGACGTTTTATACCAGCGTTTCCGTTTAGCCGATCAGTTGCAGGGCTATCCTACCAAAGAAGAACGCAAAGCCATTTATAATAAAAAACAGACTGAAGCCGGACAAATGCTGGCCATATTTAAAGCTGGTCAGTTTCTCTACTTGCTTCAGGAGTTTGAATATGCCGCCTCTTGTTTTGATTACTTACTAAACCGTTTTCCCAGCCGGGAAATCCTGAATAATTTAGCCGCCGCAAAATTGCAACAAGCTTTGGTATTGTACCAGGCCACCGAACCACCCGGATTTATTTACCCGATTGAATTAGACGCGCGCAGCCGGTTAACGGCTATTCATAGAGCCGCGCCCACTTCGTTTAAGGCCAAACAATTTGCCCAATTATTAACCGATGCCCGCCGTTACTCCGAAAAGTCGCGGGAAATAGATCCGGGTTACGTGCCGGCTTTTATTAATCTGGCTTGCATCTATTTGCTTCAGGGTAATCAGGCAGCTGCCATTGGGGTTATTAATGAACTGGAACCCTCCAAATTATCGGGTAATGCGCACACCATGCGAGCCATTGCTTATTACAAAGACAAACAACCCGACAAAGCCCGGCAAGATTTTGAACAAGCCCGGCAAAAGCAAGCCTACATGGCTCTTTACAACCAGAATTTATTTAGTAAGTTGCAGGAACCACTACTAGCTAATGTAACCGATTGGATTAAGAGTTGGTTTGATCAGGAAGAAATTACTACCCCGCCTTTAAAAGCAAAGGGAAACAAACCAGAACAAATAATGGGGGAAGCCGCCAGAATTGCCCTGCCGAATCCAGTATCCACCGTAAAAGTGAGCGAAAAACCGTACCTGCTGCTGCAATACAAGCCCGACACCGAAAAATTACTTTTTAGTGTTCAAACAACGTGCTGCCAGTATTTAGTAAGATACACTCCTAAAAATTACGCGGGTAAAACTAGTAAAGGAATCAGGTTAGGAAGTTCGGTTACCGAGTTAATGCAACAATACGGACCACCCAACTGTACTTTCTCCGGTAATTCGGGGGAATATTGGGTTTACTTAAATCACAAACTTGCCTTTGAAATAAGCCCGAACAAACAAGTTAATAATTGGTTAATTTATGCCAATACGCTTTAATATTCGCCTAAGCGCCTTCATTACTTTCTAACATTTTGGTTACCTTGTAATTATTATAATTATCCTTACCTTCAAGAAAGAAATGTAAAAGGATGAAACAGCTACTACAAGGTTTTTTTCAAGACTGCCCACTCGAAAAACTTACCAAAACTCAAATCAATGAAGCCATCCTTTATATTGATACCTACATTTATGAAGAACCAGAAGATAGTGCTGAAATGATTCAATACTGTCTTTTAAAGATTGATTTAATTAATAAATTAATAGTTCTCGATAATAACAAGGACCTCTTTATTCATTAACTTAGGAGTACTTTTCTTTTTTGCAGATCCTTTCTCTTCTCTTTAGCCACCCAATTTAAAGTTGAATTTTTGCCTGAGTCTTTAGGGGTAGTACTTATATAGGTGTCTATAAACCAATATTATATGAAATTATGAGTATAATTACTCAGTCAATACTCCGCAAATACCGTATTACATACAATTGTTACATTCCTATTTTTTATTGAAATTTACTAATTAAATAAATTGTTCTAAAATGGCTAGATTATTAAAACATATTATTGATAATCTTGACGTGGAGAAGTTAAGTGTAGAAGAAGCAAAAAAAGCTTTATTTTATATTGACTTTCATCTGGACAGCGAAGGCAATTTTCAGACAGTAATGAGGTTCATGAAAATGAAAGATGAAATTGAAAAACGACTGATCTATTTAAATTCTTTACTGAAAATAGTAACCGTAGTTCCAATCGCATTTCTTTAGTATTTTAATAAATCTATTACCATTTAATTTGGTTGGCGTAACTAATGGTTCCTAAAGTTTCAGCGAAGTAATCCATTTTAGCTTTTCAGAGCAGATAATTAGATATAACTCTTCTAAAACTAAGGACCCTGCTTAAGTGAAAGAAGGGTCCTTCGTTTTAGAAAACCCAAATTTAACCGTTTTCGGTGCCAGTCCCGCCTACATGGCCGTTGTAACCTTCTCCTGTGGGGGCACCCAATTCGCCACCCGAATTTTTATCTGTTCCTAAATCAGCCGTTCCACCGGCGGCACCGGCCATTGCACCCGGATTTATTTTATCCTGATCTTTGGCTTGCATTTTTGTATTACCGCCAGTATTTACTTCATCTTCCTTGCCTTCCCATACTTCATCCAGTCGGCGTTGCATGGCTTTCATACTTTCGTCCATTCCTTCTATTTTATCATCCATAGCTGTAAACCTTTACTTAAAAAATTTATTTCTAAGGTCTTACGAACGCATTAGAACTTTGATAGCCCGAATAGCCAATTATTTTAAGTTGCTATTAAAAAGGTAAAAGACAGATGGAAAATAAAGTAAATAGTTTACGGAAATAAGAGCGCTAAAAATTAGCAGTACAGTACAGGATACTTACCACTTGCGATTCTCCTACATTAGTTGAAGATTGATTCAAAATAAAGCAGGTAGAGAAAGAAGTTAAATATGGAATGTATTTACCCTGAAAAGGTTGTGATTTTGACACTCTACTTTTTATAAAGAATAATTTTAAACTAGATTAGTACGCCCAATTGCACCCCGTTATCTCATGACAGTAGGTTTATTTATTCCTTGTTACGTAGATCAGTTTTACCCGAAAGTAGCAATTGCCACTTTAGAGCTTTTAGAAAAGCAAGGTTTACAAGTGGTTTATCCTTTAAATCAAACGTGTTGCGGCCAGCCCATGGCAAATTCCGGTTTTGAGCACTTAACTCAAGGATGCAACAATTTGTTTATTCAGAATTTTAAAGAGGTAGATTATATCGTTTCGCCTTCGGGTAGTTGCGTATTGCACATAAAAGACCATTTGCACGCCGAAGTAGGTAAAGAGGAAGCAGCTGCCACGCACATCCGGAAAAAAATTTATGAGCTTACCGAATTTTTGACGGACGTGGTAAAGGTTGAAAACATAATTGCCCGGTTTCCGCATAAAGTAGGGATGCACCAAAGTTGCCACGGACAAAGAGGATTAAAACTGTCGCAAATGACAGAATTAGTAGCGGATCCTTTCTCTAAGCCCGAGAAGTTATTACGCATGGTAGAGGGTTTGGAGCTGATTGATTTAAACCGGAAAGATGAATGCTGCGGTTTTGGGGGCACTTTTTGCGTAACCGAAGAAGCCGTAAGCGCCAAAATGGGCAAAGACCGGGTAAAAGACCACCTGGAACACGGAGCCGAGTACATAACCGGGGCCGACATGAGTTGTTTAATGCACCTGGAAGGCATTTTGCGGCGGCAAAATAGTAAAGTACAGGTAAAACACATTGCTGAAATTTTAAATAGCTATGCATAAAACAATAGCCGAACACCCAACCCTGGCCGATAAATTTAACCAGGACGAAGAAAGAGTAAACTGGCACGATGAGACCTTGTGGTGGGTACGGGCCAAACGCGATAAAGCCGCGCACACCCTGCCCGAGTGGGAGGATTTGCGGAACCTGGCTTCCCAAATAAAGCATAATGTTCTTTCTAACTTAAGCGAATATTTAATTCAGTTCGAAGAAAAT
Proteins encoded in this region:
- a CDS encoding GEVED domain-containing protein; protein product: MKIKIFTFYWCLVLFNLTTLAQTKTELPAEYAYYRNGKKVLLTPKADEVFVTFASKVNLAKGKTLGIPLQNQITKVNQQDVFAPMNAVRYKVNSSKAGLTGNLSNVTQQFNSNQDVITAYPAFKIGKETVYVGNKLTYTLKKDGNQELVKAFLKSNKATLIEEIDLGDRKLYVVAIYKGGNVFTVANGLFEKSLVEYAEPDFTFTGHSDYLPNDIFYPSQWFLSQDSDADIDAPEAWDITAGSSSVVVAVIDGHGYDLSHPDLAGQIVNPYDATNNGNSPLPQNEYANHGTPCAGLIAGATNNRIGGSSVGNNIKVMPVMMGYNVETNGRWHTTADIIARAASRIINTPGLVAVSNSYTFGSNDFAATVEVSFSAMRYNSRSGLGAVILGSTGNDNKNTPILYPANYDFVVGVGASNVSDKRASFSNYGGYVDIVAPGVNTITTDRSGIAGYVNDDYTFFDGTSAACPVAAGVVGLMASLRPDYGASNYMIALQKSAEKVGGYEYLTLAGHPYGTWNNEMGYGRVNAFRALQFIQGLPLVYSFEPVGGPVGTSVKIKGKNFLGAGSVTFSGVSAQFTIVNESTIIATSPAGAGTGYIQVSNAAGTGTSPNQWLISAYCIPLYETPCTSGDFINNFSLNTLANNNSGCNGQAGNYINYDPVGTNTTCLLKGQSYTISMQGGPNLSQGFGVWLDCNNDGDFNDAGEFIYKSPTPGKGVFTGTVTIPSNATTGLRRLRVRTKYFSVLAANESCSTFNVGETEDYTVAIGYCVPTLNCQQGDYINNFSFNTLVHDDSGCDGTIGGYTNFPATGSLTTTVAKGKRYSLKVQAGSFPQGFGVWIDYNNDQDFEDAGELIYASPTASTEPYNTTITIPTNVSTGQRRLRVMSKYNTLVTNTDACSDFANGEVEDYTITIANTVVASSQWNKRFGGSGTDNFSKVIRTKDGGYLLGGHSPSPVTGDKSQGSRGGNDYWLVKTDAQGNKQWDKRYGGDDDDNLNALIATSDGGYLLGGNSLSIQTGDKSQGSRGSKDYWVVKVNASGVKQWDKRFGGTLDDDLRALIQLPSGEYILAGHTLSGDNGDKSEENWGASDFWVVKISSTGNKIWDKRFGGTGEDWLEAALLNSDGSLLLGGRSTSGSNGNKTQASRGGRDYWVIKINSSGTKQWDKRFGGSLNDDLQTIIRTSDGNYLLGGTSNSFASGDHSQTNQGGTDYWLVKMNSSGNKLWDKRFGGTEVEELQSLIQTTDGGYLLAGRSNSEKSADKSQGTHGGFDYWILKTNNNGTKQWDKRFGGNADDNLRSALQTADGGYLLGGRSNSDLSGDRTQPTQGSTDYWLVKVSPTGGAIAPPAEANSPVELAPEVTSVSEQAVEKKTFRLETYPNPFSDKLTVSFTPQKSEFITVKVYNSQGLEIKTLFQGSAEAGKKLELTWQVSSEKAGMYIVRFVSNSITTSQKVLLRK
- a CDS encoding class I SAM-dependent methyltransferase, giving the protein MELALEQIREQQKQTWNKFSPGWRKWDDFTMDWLKPMGEEIIQSLQLKPTDKVLDIAGGTGEPGLSIANLVTQGKVIITDLAEGMLEVARENAAKKGITNIKTVVCDVSELPFADESFDAVSCRLGFMYFPDMLLAAKEIARVLKPSGRVATAVWGTPDKNFWGTAAMSTINKTMQLPGPPPGAPGLFRCGNPGFIADLFSQAGFKNISETEIGGKLECGNNDTYWNFTNDVVAPAVAALSKADEATIAKIKSDVFHLVDQKCPDKKTALDYGAVVISGQK
- a CDS encoding RNA polymerase sigma factor, whose translation is MKISYQSDEVLIQGLQNGSPKALEFIYSTYWPMIANFVRLNHGNSQEAEDLYQEGIITLYEQVRKGNFHMNSAVKTYLYSICRNKWLSKLKKQVPITDLEEHIQQIPAEEPIAETPYLDDAALKLAIEGLGEPCRTVIVGYYYHKLSLEQIAETLNYSNANVAKQQKFRCVERLKKKFLPELK